A genomic window from Henningerozyma blattae CBS 6284 chromosome 3, complete genome includes:
- the MSH1 gene encoding mismatch repair ATPase MSH1 (similar to Saccharomyces cerevisiae MSH1 (YHR120W); ancestral locus Anc_2.147): protein MLLLRKPVKLCPGLFIRYNHTTYKPIGKVTVTNLLITVDKPGKKTDVTLFDKKEKTIILDPIVPTNGNIKLIRNELQYQNDTVAPVRLPESLQYVRTLMDHYKDHVVLTQVGSFYELYFEHATKYAPDLNITLTSKQYKFGRIAFAGFPVNQLGRYLKILVNQHGYSVTIAEQYKDEGISDNETNKIRRKVARIVTPGTFIDEAFEHFNENTYLLNIELPENCTTKLSDPNMKVGLCWCDITTGELYTQEVILEELTTVISRIKPKEILLDDSFEVASLESGKWFSPLVELKKYFLKYQKTPSQHFKISDFYKLFTDKKNEKQLDIYFETFSQKEIASLKNILIYVQEHLPDISINFQLPEKQLLNSMMQIDSRTMNSLEVHSTMRTNSRKGSLLSTVKRVVTPAGSRLLTMWLSGPSLDLKEIKKRQKIVTYFLGNNHIQNMIISQLKDIQDLFRIIQKFSFGQGGAEELIQVAQSLKSSNQIAMLLKDCDCNQMTRKLLDEIIENLIFDNLLIEEILKGILPTVDIPTFVDENINTASENTDNNNKINYNKSNFLLDPNYSPILEKLYKEYEILQKGKDNLLSKYEDILLKEYNAKSVELKQKQTNEYALYVRCSPTNSKRINEFIKSDQGIIDGEPFKILQNLSQNKWLSHKSWTDLALKIELSAWKIRNEENAIIDRYKKQFVSMSKTIRQIAYNLSYLDVLVSFSVLAKEKGLVKPKLDKSNKLEIIGGRHLMVEDGLSSKTLTNFVSNDCNLEKQNLWVITGPNMGGKSTFLRQNAIIVILAQIGCFVPCTSAHIGITDKIFSRVGTADDLYNEMSTFMVEMIETSFILKGATPNSLAILDEIGRGTSGKEGVSIAYATIKYLITHNKCRTLFATHFGEELKELLTKETSKDVKDNVKFFKSSILENKNGTFVYNHRLKEGICKSSDALKVAQAAGFPEQAIQEAKELLQQT from the coding sequence ATGCTACTTTTAAGAAAGCCGGTGAAATTATGTCCTGGATTATTCATTAGATACAATCATACAACTTATAAACCAATTGGAAAAGTCACAGTGacaaatttattgattacAGTTGATAAACCCGGTAAAAAGACAGATGTCACATTATTTGacaaaaaggaaaaaactATAATTCTAGATCCCATTGTTCCTACTAATGGTAATATTAAACTCATTCGAAATGAGTTACAATACCAGAATGATACTGTAGCACCTGTACGATTGCCTGAGTCTTTGCAATACGTTCGGACTTTAATGGATCATTATAAAGACCATGTTGTGTTAACACAGGTAGGATCCTTTtatgaattatattttgagCATGCAACAAAATATGCACcagatttaaatattaccTTAACAAGTAAGCAGTATAAATTCGGAAGGATTGCATTTGCTGGTTTTCCAGTGAATCAACTAGGgagatatttaaaaatacttGTAAATCAACATGGATATAGTGTCACAATTGCAGAACAATATAAAGACGAGGGGATTTCCGATAACGAAACAAACAAAATTCGTAGAAAAGTGGCACGAATTGTTACACCGGGAACCTTTATTGATGAAGCATTTGAAcattttaatgaaaatacgtatcttttaaatattgaattaccTGAGAATTGTACTACTAAACTATCAGATCCTAATATGAAAGTTGGTTTATGTTGGTGTGATATTACTACTGGAGAATTATATACTCAAGAAGTCattttagaagaattaacAACAGTAATATCTCGTATTAAACCAAAGGAGATCTTATTGGATGACTCATTTGAGGTAGCTTCTCTTGAATCTGGAAAATGGTTTTCTCCCCTtgtagaattaaaaaaatactttttaaaatatcaaaaaactCCTAGTCAgcattttaaaatatcagatTTTTATAAGCTATTTACTGacaagaaaaatgaaaaacaattagatatatattttgaaacatTTAGCCAAAAGGAAATTGcatctttgaaaaatatattaatatatgttCAAGAACATTTACCGGATATCTCCATAAATTTTCAGTTGCCAGAGAAGCaacttttaaattctaTGATGCAAATTGATTCTAGAACTATGAATTCCTTGGAAGTACATTCCACTATGAGAACTAATAGTAGAAAGGGTTCTTTACTATCGACAGTAAAACGAGTAGTGACACCTGCTGGTAGCCGTCTTTTAACTATGTGGTTATCAGGGCCATCTcttgatttaaaagaaattaagaaaagaCAAAAGATTGTCACTTATTTTTTAGGAAATAAccatattcaaaatatgattataagtcaattaaaagatattcaaGATTTATTCCGTATAATCCAAAAATTTAGTTTTGGACAAGGTGGGGCTGAAGAGTTAATCCAAGTGGCACaatctttaaaatcttcaaaTCAAATTGCCATGCTTTTGAAAGATTGTGATTGTAATCAAATGACCCGTAAATTACTTGATGAAATCattgaaaatttgatatttgaTAATCTTCTTATAGAAGAAATCTTGAAAGGTATATTGCCAACAGTTGATATTCCTACTTTTgttgatgaaaatataaatacagCTTCTGAGAAtactgataataataataaaatcaattataataaatcaaattttctACTTGATCCTAATTATAGTCctattttagaaaaattgtataaagaatatgaaattttacaaaaagggaaagataatttattaagtAAATATGAAGATATTTTACTCAAAGAATATAATGCTAAAAGTGTTGAATTAAAGCAAAAACAGACCAATGAATATGCATTATACGTTAGATGTTCTCCAACAAATTCTAAGCGAATCAATGAATTTATAAAGAGTGACCAAGGTATTATTGATGGTGAACCATTTAAGATTCTACAAAACTTGTCACAAAATAAATGGTTATCACATAAATCATGGACTGATTTAGCTTTAAAGATTGAACTATCTGCATGGAAGATTagaaatgaagaaaatgcTATTATTGACAGATATAAGAAACAATTTGTATCGATGAGTAAGACTATAAGACAAATTGCATATAATTTATCGTATTTGGATGTTTTAGTGTCATTTTCTGTTCTAGCAAAGGAGAAAGGGTTAGTTAAACCTAAACTTGATAAGAGTAATAAACTGGAGATTATTGGAGGAAGACACCTAATGGTAGAAGATGGATTATCTTCCAAGACGCTAACTAATTTTGTATCAAATGATTGTAATTTAGAAAAGCAAAATCTTTGGGTAATAACTGGTCCTAATATGGGTGGTAAATCGACATTTTTAAGACAAAATGCTATTATAGTCATTTTAGCTCAAATTGGCTGTTTTGTTCCTTGCACAAGTGCACATATTGGTATAAcagataaaatatttagtaGAGTAGGTACTGCCGATGATTTGTATAATGAAATGAGTACGTTTATGGTAGAGATGATTGAAACATcctttattttaaaaggCGCTACACCAAATTCCTTGGCCATTTTGGATGAGATTGGAAGAGGTACCAGCGGTAAGGAAGGGGTCAGTATTGCTTATGCAACTataaaatatctaataaCGCATAATAAATGTCGAACTTTATTTGCAACTCATTTTGgagaagaattaaaagagcTCCTCACAAAAGAAACTAGTAAAGACGTTAAAGACAATGtcaaattcttcaagagttctattttagaaaataaaaatggaaCATTTGTGTATAATCATCGTTTGAAAGAAGGTATATGTAAAAGCTCAGATGCTTTGAAAGTTGCTCAAGCAGCTGGGTTTCCCGAGCAAGCAATCCAAGAAGCTAAAGAGTTGTTACAGCAAACTTAa